The Arachis ipaensis cultivar K30076 chromosome B07, Araip1.1, whole genome shotgun sequence genome includes a window with the following:
- the LOC107607657 gene encoding uncharacterized protein LOC107607657, producing the protein MRISDLHPEVHLHAIKSGLHPGKFQEAIAVAKPKTLAEFREKAKGQIDIEELRQARRAEKSAFAKDDDKPRESKKSFKLVPRYESYTQFNTKREDIMKEILNSKLIKPPRKAGSYPEPKNIDKSKYCTFHQKHGHITDECVITKDLLECLARQRHLDKFIAGHMQKHQIPNSDQPATASSSKEKDKTPAQPRGVINCISGGYTGGGETNSARKRTYRAMLAVEQSASNPQPTPDVPEMTFGCADFKFDHVNFDDPVVISIQLGDLIVRKVLLDPGSSADVLFFATFQKMKLITHILQTYSGDLVGFSGERVPVLGSVWLQTILGEQPLTKTQDIQYLVFDCFSPYNLILGRPFLNRFAAIVSTLHLCIKFPVQDNIVATVHGDLHEARQCYNISLKLIKRSSQARVNSIQSGQPMLTELDLRADFEDRPTPNKDLTKVILSEDPTKFTFIGTSINNDEKQKLINCLRQNADLFA; encoded by the coding sequence ATGCGAATTTCTGATCTTCATCCGGAGGTCCACTTGCACGCCATTAAAAGCGGCCTCCACCCTGGCAAATTCCAAGAAGCTATTGCAGTAGCCAAGCCAAAGACTCTGGCCGAGTTTAGGGAGAAGGCCAAAGGGCAGATAGATATCGAAGAGCTCCGTCAAGCACGACGAGCAGAAAAGTCGGCCTTCGCAAAAGACGATGATAAACCTCGGGAGAGCAAGAAAAGTTTCAAACTCGTGCCCCGCTACGAGTCCTACACTCAGTTCAACACAAAGAGAGAAGACATTATGAAGGAGATATTAAATTCCAAGTTAATTAAGCCTCCCCGTAAGGCTGGCAGTTACCCTGAGCCAAAAAATATTGATAAATCCAAATACTGCACCTTTCACCAAAAACATGGCCACATCACCGATGAATGTGTGATTACTAAAGATCTCCTGGAGTGCTTAGCGCGGCAAAGACATCTTGATAAATTCATTGCAGGACACATGCAGAAACATCAAATTCCAAACTCCGACCAACCTGCAACAGCTTCGTCGTCCAAAGAGAAAGACAAAACCCCGGCTCAGCCTAGAGGGGTGATTAACTGTATTTCAGGAGGTTACACCGGCGGAGGAGAGACAAACTCGGCAAGAAAGCGCACATACAGAGCTATGTTGGCAGTTGAACAATCTGCCAGCAATCCTCAACCAACCCCAGACGTCCCTGAAATGACTTTCGGCTGTGCTGATTTCAAATTCGACCACGTCAACTTTGACGATCCCGTGGTGATCTCAATTCAATTGGGAGACCTTATAGTTCGGAAAGTGTTACTTGATCCAGGAAGCAGCGCCGATGTGCTATTCTTTGCCACATTCCAGAAAATGAAGCTCATCACTCATATTCTACAGACTTACTCGGGAGATCTAGTCGGATTTTCAGGGGAGCGAGTCCCTGTGCTAGGAtcagtgtggttacaaaccatACTCGGTGAGCAGCCATTAACTAAGACACAAGATATACAATATCTTGTATTCGATTGCTTTAGTCCTTACAATCTTATATTGGGGAGACCTTTTTTAAATAGATTTGCTGCTATTGTTTCAACTCTTCATCTTTGTATCAAGTTTCCTGTACAGGACAACATAGTTGCAACTGTTCATGGTGATCTGCATGAAGCTCGGCAATGCTACAATATCAGCCTTAAGCTGATTAAAAGAAGCAGTCAGGCGCGTGTCAATTCAATACAATCTGGACAACCAATGCTAACCGAGCTTGATCTAAGGGCCGACTTTGAAGATCGCCCTACACCAAACAAAGATCTGACAAAAGTTATCCTCTCCGAGGATCCAACCAAGTTCACCTTTATCGGAACATCCATCAACAATGATGAAAAACAAAAGCTGATCAATTGCTTACGTCAGAATGCTGACCTATTTGCTTAG